The genomic stretch CTTGCAGCTAAACGgatgttataaaaatattggaGCATTTGTAGGGTTTCCCCGGGGTGCTTTAAGccgtaaatatacatatatactagAAAGGCATCTGACCAGATTtcgattttttccaaaattttagcaGATTGCTCTTTCTTAGCTAATACTAATTCTCCGTctaataattgaaatgtttgtttttgagaGGTCTGATTGTTCTGGCTATGAAGGAGAGTTTGTAAGTCAACATACTGGCCTACCCAGATTTTTTCCTTGACAGTATTACTGACGTGAGCATCTAATATGCCGTTAGAACAAGTATATAATGGGATATGTTCACCTGATTGTCCCGGGCTGTCCACGTGACCTTCGCTCCTATTCGGCGGTGCCGGCTGTGTCTGCTGACGTTTCCTATTCGGCGGTGACGGTGGTGTTTGTTGACTTTTTGGCTGGCCAGATTTCGGTGTTGCTTGATCCGATGGATCCTTGTTTCCATCCGATGATGATGTATGTGGAGCTCTTTGTGATGTCCGGGCCCGTTTTCGTGGAGGCATGCTCAGTTTGTTTAGGTTatggaaaaaagcaaaacaaaaaaataatattcagtttAGAGGAATTCAGATCGTAAAGCTACCATGTTTTctgttgatgtttttgtttttattatagttattatttgagccgcgccaagaaaaaaaaaacaacacagtggCCCCGCGACCCGCAACGACCCAGACCAGCCCGCCCAGGACCCATTctttcgctgacggtttctctaattgttacAGGCTTTGAAATTGAACAGCATAGAGCCAGACCAGACCGCCCGGACGCGAAGGCCGGCCCGGACCCGATCCGGTCGCAAAAGAACCCCGCCGGccttctcacggcgcggctcatttatatgaCGTCACCTTGATGACGCGTATTCAAATATATACTGTAAAGCAAGACTTAGTTTAAATGAGCTAGATCTAGAGcgttcaataaatttattttttggatAGATACTACAATGAACATCTTCcgaaattaacaataaaataacagtCGATCTTGATACaagttttaaacatgtacattttattttctaaatgtatacttttaaaaatttaactgtctACCTCTCGTTCTTGGAATTTGCAGGAAAAAAGACCGCTCCTGAAGCGTGGGCTGTTTATATATGGGGTAAAATGTAGTGGGCGGTTCTAAATTTTTGAAACGGATTATTTGATTGGATCTTGGGAACCATGCGGTCGCgtgcaaaataaatgttgttcacGTTATATGTCGTAAACATTTTATTCTCTCCGTATCTTTTGTCAATATATGAAAAATTCAATATGTTTGGCGTTAATCTCCGGACAAAAGTGATATGATTTAAATGTATAAAGTGTGACAGTATAAAAgtaagcaatgtagagttatgtgTTTTATACCCTGAACTTCCcctcaatttcttttatcatttttgcaGATAAAATTGAATGAATTCCATTTAGCTATTTCAGAGTTAAGACCCGGACAACCTTAGTTAACAGGGAGACAATTCTTAAAAGGAGCAAGGTAGTGACATGGTTCTTATACAATGCACTTTTTGTCGATACTTTTTCATTCCTTGAACGTTTTACAAAATCTCATCGAAAGTGTTTGAGTATTTTCTCGGACAGATGTTCTAAATGTTAATTGAATGAAGAGAAATAATAGGAAAAgtaagcaagatagagttatggctcttgtatTCTTCACTTTTTCGTACATTGTATTCAGTTTAAATAAATTGTCTTCAACATGTTAAGAGTATAAACTTAAACCTAAGCGCAATAGTTATAATTTCTATACACTGCACTCTTTGCTTTTTTACTAGTATTTTCTGATAATTAAATAGACTT from Mercenaria mercenaria strain notata chromosome 16, MADL_Memer_1, whole genome shotgun sequence encodes the following:
- the LOC128549380 gene encoding uncharacterized protein LOC128549380, producing the protein MPPRKRARTSQRAPHTSSSDGNKDPSDQATPKSGQPKSQQTPPSPPNRKRQQTQPAPPNRSEGHVDSPGQSVKLTNVWIIGSSLIKGAYHRLAFRPDGNSLGLQCTNIGRFQ